The following are from one region of the Sandaracinus amylolyticus genome:
- a CDS encoding globin domain-containing protein — translation MSLDVPLLRSSFELVLEREPALTARFYEILFERYPQARPLFSRNGRNQQEEMLARALAAVVDHLEDAPWLVETLGAMGAKHVDYGVTEEMYGWVGDSLLRTLAEVAGDAWTPQLEAAWAAAYGAIRDLMLAGASRAQAAE, via the coding sequence GTGTCACTCGACGTCCCGCTGCTCCGCTCGTCCTTCGAGCTCGTCCTCGAGCGCGAGCCCGCGCTCACCGCGCGCTTCTACGAGATCCTCTTCGAGCGCTATCCGCAGGCGCGCCCGCTCTTCTCGCGCAACGGGCGCAACCAGCAGGAAGAGATGCTCGCGCGCGCGCTCGCCGCGGTCGTCGATCACCTCGAGGACGCGCCCTGGCTCGTCGAGACGCTCGGCGCGATGGGCGCCAAGCACGTCGACTACGGCGTGACCGAGGAGATGTACGGCTGGGTCGGCGACTCGCTGCTGCGCACGCTCGCCGAGGTCGCAGGCGATGCGTGGACGCCGCAGCTCGAGGCCGCGTGGGCCGCCGCGTACGGCGCGATCCGCGATCTCATGCTCGCCGGCGCGAGCCGCGCGCAGGCCGCCGAGTGA
- a CDS encoding alpha/beta fold hydrolase: protein MHAARDDDEWDPPREFDGFVVVGPLGRGGMGAVHRGHDVALDRPVALKFVRAAEPDPRERERFLREARALARLTHPNVVQVFRVGEVEGNPYIAYEFVEGSTLHAMRTPVRWDLALDLGIGMARGLASIHARGLLHRDIKPANVVVTSTGVPKLIDFGLALRIHESEAVDTSGPLPSGATGLTSIGRIVGTPQYMAPELFEGLPATLRSDVYALGLVLRELLTGERLRWGLPLDLLAARAVEDEVRMPRVPDAPQGMIDAVVRCLRRDPAERWPGADALRDALELLRRYYRPFAQPTEGRGVEDEYGRLTASFARIASSGDAMISRFYTLLFERAPDARPLFPHDLEGQRHKLLHAIENVVAQIRAPERLVPLLEDLGRRHVAYGARREHFEQAETALIAALREHDPRWDAPTEMAWRTAVSRLSEAMLRGMAIADTDFAETLPPIPPAPSPGPTRRSTPVRAEVTQDLPRTSFVDRDGVAIAYQAMGEGPIDLVLVPGLVSHLERAWQHPSSAAWQRGLSSIARLVSIDRRGCGLSERAPESYELDAQVDDVLAVLDAVSSRRAVIVGTGDAAAIALRAAAKAGERVAGAVIVGGALRLGDALSSEVIEERVQTVRAGWGGAVLAELLAPSLAEDASFLAFWASLVRSSSSPGALAAQLRRGAEIDLTALAGTLTAPTLVVHRRGDRFVPEAQGHALAESLPRAELLVLEGEDHLPFAGNRDALLDAIDAFVAKVTR, encoded by the coding sequence GTGCACGCGGCCAGAGACGACGACGAGTGGGATCCGCCCCGCGAATTCGACGGGTTCGTGGTGGTCGGACCGCTCGGACGCGGCGGGATGGGCGCCGTGCATCGCGGCCACGACGTCGCGCTCGATCGACCCGTCGCGCTGAAGTTCGTGCGCGCGGCCGAGCCCGATCCACGCGAGCGCGAGCGCTTCCTCCGCGAGGCCCGCGCGCTCGCTCGTCTCACGCATCCGAACGTCGTGCAGGTGTTCCGCGTCGGCGAGGTCGAGGGCAACCCGTACATCGCGTACGAGTTCGTCGAGGGCTCGACGCTGCACGCGATGCGCACGCCGGTGCGCTGGGATCTCGCGCTCGATCTCGGCATCGGCATGGCGCGCGGGCTCGCGTCGATCCACGCGCGCGGCCTGCTCCATCGCGACATCAAGCCGGCGAACGTCGTGGTGACGAGCACCGGCGTGCCGAAGCTGATCGACTTCGGGCTCGCGCTGCGCATCCACGAGAGCGAGGCGGTCGACACCAGCGGTCCGCTGCCGAGCGGCGCGACCGGCCTCACGTCGATCGGGCGCATCGTCGGCACGCCGCAGTACATGGCGCCCGAGCTCTTCGAGGGGCTGCCCGCGACGCTGCGCTCCGACGTGTACGCGCTCGGGCTCGTGCTGCGCGAGCTGCTCACGGGTGAGCGACTGCGCTGGGGGTTGCCGCTCGATCTGCTCGCAGCGCGCGCGGTCGAGGACGAGGTGCGCATGCCGCGCGTGCCCGACGCGCCCCAGGGGATGATCGACGCGGTGGTGCGCTGCCTGCGTCGTGATCCCGCGGAGCGATGGCCGGGCGCCGACGCGCTGCGCGACGCGCTCGAGCTGCTGCGTCGCTACTACCGCCCCTTCGCGCAGCCGACCGAGGGGCGCGGGGTCGAGGACGAGTACGGCCGTCTCACCGCGTCGTTCGCGCGGATCGCGTCGTCGGGCGATGCGATGATCTCGCGCTTCTACACGCTGCTCTTCGAGCGTGCGCCCGATGCGCGGCCGCTCTTCCCGCACGACCTCGAGGGACAGCGCCACAAGCTGCTGCACGCGATCGAGAACGTCGTCGCGCAGATCCGCGCGCCCGAGCGTCTCGTCCCGCTGCTCGAAGATCTCGGGCGCCGGCACGTCGCGTACGGCGCGCGGCGCGAGCACTTCGAGCAGGCCGAGACCGCGCTGATCGCGGCGCTGCGCGAGCACGATCCGCGATGGGACGCGCCGACCGAGATGGCGTGGCGCACCGCGGTCTCGCGCTTGTCCGAGGCGATGCTGCGCGGGATGGCGATCGCCGACACCGACTTCGCGGAGACGCTCCCGCCGATCCCGCCCGCGCCCTCGCCGGGCCCGACGCGACGCTCGACGCCGGTGCGCGCGGAGGTCACGCAGGATCTGCCGCGCACGAGCTTCGTCGATCGCGATGGAGTGGCGATCGCGTACCAGGCGATGGGCGAGGGGCCGATCGATCTGGTGCTCGTGCCCGGGCTGGTCTCGCACCTCGAGCGCGCGTGGCAGCATCCGTCGAGCGCAGCGTGGCAGCGCGGGCTCTCGTCGATCGCGCGGCTGGTGTCGATCGATCGTCGCGGGTGCGGGCTCTCGGAGCGCGCGCCCGAGTCGTACGAGCTCGACGCGCAGGTGGACGACGTGCTCGCGGTGCTCGACGCGGTGTCGAGCCGCCGCGCGGTGATCGTGGGCACCGGCGATGCGGCCGCGATCGCGCTGCGCGCGGCGGCGAAGGCGGGCGAACGAGTCGCGGGTGCGGTGATCGTCGGAGGCGCGCTGCGGCTCGGCGACGCGCTCTCGAGCGAGGTGATCGAGGAGCGCGTGCAGACGGTGCGTGCAGGGTGGGGCGGCGCGGTGCTCGCGGAGCTGCTCGCGCCTTCGCTCGCGGAAGACGCGTCGTTCCTCGCGTTCTGGGCGTCGCTCGTGCGATCGTCGTCGAGCCCCGGCGCGCTCGCCGCGCAGCTGCGGCGAGGCGCGGAGATCGATCTGACGGCGCTCGCCGGAACGCTCACCGCGCCGACGCTCGTGGTGCATCGACGCGGCGATCGCTTCGTACCCGAGGCGCAGGGGCACGCGCTGGCGGAATCGCTCCCGCGCGCCGAGCTCCTCGTGCTCGAAGGCGAGGATCACCTGCCGTTCGCAGGGAACCGCGACGCGCTGCTCGACGCGATCGACGCCTTCGTCGCGAAGGTCACGCGGTAG
- a CDS encoding Ppx/GppA phosphatase family protein, giving the protein MNDVLPARTSPSSERETLAALDLGSNSFHLVIARVDAEGVHVLDERREMVRLAEGLEAHGTLRRPVERRALACLERFGASLRPLPRGAVRVVGTNALRKARNARDFVRRAEALLGHPIEIVSGAEEARLTYLGVASGDAPRPGERRLLIDIGGGSTECILGVGTDVRSAHSLFMGCVSFTERFFPHGRIKRKHFESARNAALAELATFAEGWRGRFDQAWGSSGTMRAIDAILTTNKWGGAGITPEGVALFADAILEHRDVGELRIEGLAPERAPVIPGGLAIVSAALEALSIPRLRAARSAMREGILYDLIGRHADHDVREASIRSFAERHGVDRDQAERVQATALALLRDVSVPWRLDLRDYGAPLRWAAMLHEIGQSLTYAGYHKHGAYLVRNATLAGLAREDAIRVSALIGLHRRRPKLEYVAGLERGEQRELLRVAALLRLGAALHRSRAAIRPPVRAFASGKQLELRLPRAWADSHALAMGEVHAEREHLRRMGVKLRLVVR; this is encoded by the coding sequence ATGAACGACGTGCTCCCCGCGCGCACGAGCCCGAGCTCGGAGCGCGAGACGCTCGCCGCGCTCGATCTCGGATCGAACAGCTTCCACCTCGTGATCGCGCGCGTGGACGCCGAGGGCGTGCACGTGCTCGACGAGCGGCGCGAGATGGTGCGCCTCGCCGAGGGTCTCGAGGCGCACGGCACGCTGCGCCGTCCGGTGGAGCGTCGCGCGCTCGCGTGCCTCGAGCGCTTCGGCGCCTCGCTGCGCCCACTGCCGCGCGGCGCGGTGCGCGTCGTGGGCACCAACGCGCTGCGCAAGGCGCGCAATGCGCGCGACTTCGTGCGGCGCGCCGAGGCGCTGCTCGGTCATCCGATCGAGATCGTGAGCGGCGCGGAGGAAGCGCGCCTCACGTACCTCGGCGTCGCATCGGGCGACGCGCCGCGACCGGGCGAGCGTCGCTTGTTGATCGACATCGGCGGAGGCAGCACCGAGTGCATCCTCGGCGTCGGCACCGACGTGCGCTCTGCGCACAGCCTGTTCATGGGCTGCGTGAGCTTCACCGAGCGCTTCTTCCCGCACGGTCGCATCAAGCGGAAGCACTTCGAGAGCGCGCGCAACGCCGCGCTCGCCGAGCTCGCGACGTTTGCGGAAGGGTGGCGCGGCCGCTTCGATCAGGCGTGGGGCAGCTCGGGCACGATGCGCGCGATCGACGCGATCCTCACCACGAACAAGTGGGGCGGCGCGGGGATCACGCCGGAAGGGGTCGCGCTCTTCGCCGACGCGATCCTCGAGCACCGCGACGTGGGCGAGCTGCGGATCGAAGGCCTCGCGCCGGAGCGCGCGCCGGTGATCCCGGGTGGCCTCGCGATCGTGAGCGCGGCGCTCGAGGCGCTCTCGATCCCGCGGCTGCGCGCGGCGCGCAGCGCGATGCGCGAAGGGATCCTCTACGACCTGATCGGTCGTCACGCCGATCACGACGTGCGCGAGGCCTCGATCCGCTCGTTCGCCGAGCGACACGGCGTCGATCGCGATCAGGCCGAGCGCGTGCAGGCCACCGCGCTCGCGCTGCTGCGCGACGTGTCGGTGCCGTGGCGGCTCGACCTGCGCGACTACGGCGCGCCGCTGCGCTGGGCCGCGATGCTGCACGAGATCGGGCAGTCGCTGACCTACGCGGGCTACCACAAGCACGGCGCGTATCTGGTCCGCAACGCGACGCTCGCCGGGCTCGCGCGCGAGGACGCGATCCGCGTCTCCGCGCTGATCGGGCTGCACCGGCGGCGGCCGAAGCTGGAGTACGTCGCGGGGCTCGAGCGCGGGGAGCAGCGCGAGCTGCTGCGGGTCGCGGCGCTCTTGCGCCTCGGCGCGGCGCTGCATCGCAGCCGCGCCGCGATCCGTCCGCCGGTGCGCGCGTTCGCGAGCGGCAAGCAGCTCGAGCTGCGACTGCCGCGCGCGTGGGCCGACTCCCACGCCCTTGCGATGGGCGAGGTGCACGCCGAGCGCGAGCACCTGCGCAGGATGGGCGTGAAGCTGCGGCTCGTCGTCCGTTAG
- a CDS encoding TetR/AcrR family transcriptional regulator: MRAAAYQRGALDDSVNVIHKVNVVHETARVRRREAKAERILDAAEGILEREGHEALTMQRLAAELELTVGAAYRYFASKDAIVAALQRRVFEGLAADLERAIAEYEAAHPRASRVGALSRVCVVARVYATLPERRPTHARLLSRMMGEPRNVLPEGFGEANAQVAMTLAGSGVRELASAREAGALGAGDDLERAILLWTSLTGLAQAKKLERWGVPGLDVDALTERLVVTLLVGWGAEPARAREALARAAEIV, encoded by the coding sequence ATGCGCGCCGCAGCGTACCAGCGGGGCGCGCTTGACGATTCCGTAAACGTCATTCACAAAGTGAACGTGGTTCACGAAACCGCGAGAGTCCGGCGACGCGAGGCGAAGGCGGAGCGCATCCTCGATGCAGCCGAGGGGATCCTCGAGCGCGAGGGGCACGAAGCGCTGACGATGCAGCGCCTCGCGGCCGAGCTCGAGCTCACGGTCGGCGCGGCGTATCGCTACTTCGCGTCGAAGGACGCGATCGTCGCGGCCCTGCAGCGCCGCGTGTTCGAGGGGCTCGCAGCCGATCTCGAGCGCGCGATCGCGGAGTACGAGGCGGCGCATCCGCGCGCGTCCCGCGTCGGCGCGCTCTCGCGGGTGTGCGTGGTCGCGCGCGTCTACGCGACGCTGCCCGAGCGCCGGCCCACCCACGCGCGCTTGCTCTCGCGGATGATGGGCGAGCCGCGCAACGTGCTCCCCGAGGGCTTCGGCGAGGCGAACGCGCAGGTCGCGATGACGCTCGCGGGCAGCGGCGTGCGTGAGCTCGCGTCGGCGCGCGAGGCCGGTGCGCTCGGAGCGGGCGACGATCTCGAGCGGGCGATCCTGCTGTGGACGAGCCTGACCGGCCTCGCGCAGGCGAAGAAGCTCGAGCGCTGGGGCGTGCCCGGGCTCGACGTCGACGCGCTGACCGAGCGGCTCGTCGTGACGCTGCTGGTGGGATGGGGCGCCGAGCCGGCGCGGGCGCGCGAGGCGCTCGCGCGTGCGGCGGAGATCGTTTGA
- a CDS encoding sterol desaturase family protein has translation MATWGIGLALGVVAWTLLEYVLHRWVFHRRVLGRRAARGHLEHHAKVDFFYPVGGKLVMAAFVLTPIVIVCALALGWQLGSSIPVGIVVGWLVYEWIHRRIHVAAPIGAYGRWARRHHLHHHFQRADCNHGVSTPLWDVVFGTLAPREQVRVPRAHARKLPWLIEGDEPKVASAWASEYRIV, from the coding sequence ATGGCGACGTGGGGAATCGGGCTCGCGCTGGGCGTGGTGGCGTGGACGCTGCTCGAGTACGTGCTGCATCGATGGGTGTTCCACCGTCGCGTGCTCGGTCGTCGCGCCGCGCGCGGGCACCTCGAGCACCACGCGAAGGTCGACTTCTTCTATCCGGTGGGCGGCAAGCTCGTGATGGCCGCGTTCGTGCTCACGCCGATCGTGATCGTCTGCGCGCTCGCGCTCGGATGGCAGCTCGGCTCGAGCATCCCGGTCGGCATCGTCGTGGGCTGGCTCGTCTACGAGTGGATCCACCGGCGCATCCACGTCGCGGCGCCGATCGGCGCGTACGGTCGGTGGGCGCGACGTCATCACCTGCACCACCACTTCCAGCGCGCCGACTGCAACCACGGTGTCAGCACGCCGCTCTGGGACGTCGTCTTCGGCACGCTCGCGCCGCGCGAGCAGGTACGCGTGCCGCGCGCGCATGCGCGCAAGCTCCCGTGGCTGATCGAGGGCGACGAGCCGAAGGTCGCCAGCGCGTGGGCGAGCGAGTATCGCATCGTCTAG
- a CDS encoding alpha-amylase family glycosyl hydrolase — MRTRIAMMLALTACTSAPGALPGDGIDAGSRRRDASAPIDGATERDVGPRVDGGDPFTTFDRAWWERAVIYFVMVDRFSNGDRTNDGDATCTDASAPILFHGGDLQGIVDRLDYLEELGVTAVWITPVQRQVGRRGDQCGYHGYWADLGVPDDGAIEPRLGGEAALHALIDALHERGMRLIVDLVVNHAGYGARVVGQRPEWFHPSAGCETLGDPDVYCALSGLPDFAHERDDVADYLDAMSTSFVSRFAFDGIRMDTVKHVEVAYFRDRWVPAVREERPGLYLVGELFDEGGYALFDRYLDAGFDGLFDFPMRRALIDSVAHGGSLGALAGRAQETVTRWGAERARLRATMIDNHDVPRFVEEMSGASEAEKSARLRLALGVLFTVPGIPQLYMGDELGMGGAYPLNRRDMPAWTWRAEDREGAHEGALPDAARIHDEVRALARLRASTPALHAGGYQELWRPAPGGANAWAFFRSSGESRVVVAVNGGATTITDLQVPYRTNPGIAERDRETPDGTTLTLVHGPEGASARVVGGRIALMLPPRSLVVLTMP, encoded by the coding sequence GTGCGTACGCGGATCGCGATGATGCTGGCGCTGACGGCGTGCACGAGCGCGCCGGGTGCGCTTCCAGGCGACGGCATCGACGCGGGCTCGCGTCGTCGCGATGCGTCGGCACCGATCGACGGAGCGACGGAGCGCGACGTGGGCCCGCGCGTCGACGGCGGCGATCCGTTCACCACGTTCGATCGCGCGTGGTGGGAGCGCGCGGTGATCTACTTCGTGATGGTCGATCGTTTCTCGAACGGCGATCGCACCAACGACGGCGACGCGACGTGCACCGATGCGAGCGCGCCGATCCTGTTCCACGGCGGCGATCTGCAGGGCATCGTCGATCGGCTCGACTACCTCGAGGAGCTCGGCGTCACCGCGGTGTGGATCACGCCGGTGCAGCGACAGGTCGGACGACGCGGCGATCAGTGCGGCTATCACGGCTACTGGGCGGATCTCGGTGTGCCCGACGACGGCGCGATCGAGCCGCGCCTCGGGGGCGAGGCCGCGCTGCATGCGCTGATCGACGCGCTGCACGAGCGCGGGATGCGCCTGATCGTCGATCTCGTCGTCAACCACGCGGGGTACGGCGCGCGCGTGGTGGGGCAGCGACCCGAGTGGTTCCATCCGAGCGCGGGCTGCGAGACGCTCGGCGATCCCGACGTCTACTGCGCGCTCTCGGGGCTGCCCGACTTCGCGCACGAGCGCGACGACGTCGCCGACTACCTCGATGCGATGAGCACGTCGTTCGTGTCGCGCTTCGCGTTCGACGGCATCCGCATGGACACCGTGAAGCACGTCGAGGTCGCGTACTTCCGCGATCGATGGGTGCCCGCGGTGCGCGAGGAGCGCCCCGGGCTCTATCTGGTCGGCGAGCTCTTCGACGAGGGCGGATATGCGCTCTTCGATCGGTATCTCGACGCAGGGTTCGACGGGCTCTTCGACTTCCCGATGCGACGCGCGCTGATCGACTCGGTCGCGCACGGCGGATCGCTCGGAGCGCTCGCGGGGCGCGCCCAGGAGACGGTCACGCGCTGGGGCGCCGAGCGGGCCCGGCTGCGCGCGACGATGATCGACAACCACGACGTGCCGCGCTTCGTCGAGGAGATGAGCGGCGCGAGCGAGGCCGAGAAGAGCGCGCGGCTGCGGCTCGCGCTCGGTGTGCTCTTCACGGTGCCGGGCATTCCGCAGCTCTACATGGGCGACGAGCTCGGGATGGGCGGCGCGTATCCCCTCAATCGCCGCGACATGCCGGCGTGGACGTGGCGCGCCGAGGATCGCGAGGGAGCGCACGAGGGCGCGCTGCCCGACGCCGCGCGCATCCACGACGAAGTGCGCGCGCTCGCGCGACTGCGCGCATCGACGCCGGCGCTGCACGCCGGTGGCTATCAGGAGCTCTGGCGGCCCGCGCCGGGCGGCGCGAACGCGTGGGCGTTCTTCCGGAGCAGCGGAGAGAGTCGAGTCGTCGTCGCGGTGAACGGAGGCGCGACGACGATCACCGACCTACAGGTGCCCTATCGCACCAACCCCGGGATCGCCGAGCGAGATCGCGAGACACCCGACGGCACCACGCTGACCCTCGTGCACGGCCCGGAGGGCGCGAGCGCGCGCGTGGTCGGAGGGCGGATCGCGCTGATGCTCCCGCCGCGATCGCTCGTCGTCCTCACGATGCCGTGA
- a CDS encoding RtcB family protein has product MASGMLRDSRELISAGDWKRHCKWDAEGGYHRLETGDVGDVPVRLFLGEALLRECEQDVYRQIVNATRFPGVKCVVITPDVHVGYGVPVGCVILTDRDEGAVAMGPVGFDIGCGMVSARSEVPAEAATPDRQLEFNREVMERVALGAGGKSHRFGELSKRELEDVVRGGAEHYVEAHGARVERHRAERQRIPVDDGWKIPWGGKGNPERGLAQLGTLGGGNHFIELQKSEQTSTLFVQVHTGSRGFGHGLATNYFEMAREEHPEQRDIDLGFFTPDSEHYREYLNAVAAGGNYAIVNRLVLFEAVAEAFRRVFRKDLELIYEISHNLVQAETHPEFGKVWVHRKGATRAFPGGHPALRGTEWEASGHPVLIPGSNRDWSYILRPKPGAVKSAYSVNHGAGRRLSRGEATRTLDQKKIDEQYRRDGILVNLDGRVPLDEAAPCYKSSDEVVSAVVAAGLAEIEHRLWPVCSLKGTEEALRSPKARARKADAKAREKARDQGRRMRGK; this is encoded by the coding sequence ATGGCCTCGGGCATGTTGCGGGACTCGCGCGAGCTGATCTCCGCGGGCGATTGGAAGCGCCACTGCAAGTGGGACGCAGAGGGCGGATATCATCGGCTCGAGACCGGAGACGTCGGCGACGTGCCGGTGCGGCTCTTCCTCGGCGAGGCGCTGCTGCGCGAGTGCGAGCAGGACGTCTATCGACAGATCGTGAACGCGACGCGGTTTCCCGGCGTGAAGTGCGTGGTGATCACACCCGACGTGCACGTCGGGTACGGCGTGCCCGTGGGCTGCGTGATCCTCACCGACCGCGACGAAGGCGCGGTCGCGATGGGGCCGGTCGGGTTCGACATCGGCTGCGGCATGGTGAGCGCGCGCAGCGAGGTCCCCGCGGAAGCGGCGACGCCCGATCGACAGCTCGAGTTCAACCGCGAGGTGATGGAGCGAGTCGCGCTCGGCGCGGGTGGAAAGTCGCACCGCTTCGGCGAGCTCAGCAAGCGCGAGCTCGAGGACGTCGTGCGGGGCGGTGCCGAGCACTACGTCGAGGCCCACGGTGCGCGCGTCGAGCGCCATCGCGCCGAGCGGCAGCGCATTCCGGTCGACGACGGGTGGAAGATCCCGTGGGGCGGGAAGGGCAACCCGGAGCGCGGCCTCGCGCAGCTGGGCACGCTCGGCGGCGGAAATCACTTCATCGAGCTGCAGAAGAGCGAGCAGACGAGCACGCTCTTCGTGCAGGTGCACACCGGCAGTCGGGGATTCGGGCACGGGCTCGCGACGAACTACTTCGAGATGGCGCGCGAGGAGCACCCCGAGCAGCGCGACATCGATCTCGGCTTCTTCACGCCCGACAGCGAGCACTACCGCGAATATCTCAATGCGGTCGCCGCCGGCGGGAATTACGCGATCGTCAATCGACTGGTGCTCTTCGAGGCGGTCGCCGAGGCGTTCCGCCGGGTGTTCCGGAAGGACCTCGAGCTCATCTACGAGATCAGCCACAACCTCGTGCAGGCCGAGACACACCCGGAATTCGGCAAGGTCTGGGTGCATCGCAAGGGCGCGACCCGCGCGTTCCCGGGGGGCCATCCCGCGCTGCGAGGGACGGAGTGGGAGGCGAGCGGTCACCCGGTGTTGATCCCGGGGAGCAATCGCGACTGGAGCTACATCCTCCGTCCGAAGCCGGGCGCGGTGAAGAGCGCCTACAGCGTCAATCACGGCGCGGGACGACGCCTGTCGCGCGGAGAGGCGACTCGCACGCTCGATCAGAAGAAGATCGACGAGCAATATCGACGCGACGGCATCCTGGTCAATCTCGACGGTCGCGTCCCGCTCGACGAGGCCGCGCCTTGTTACAAGTCGAGCGACGAAGTGGTGAGCGCGGTGGTGGCGGCAGGGCTCGCGGAGATCGAGCACCGTCTGTGGCCGGTGTGCTCGCTGAAGGGCACCGAGGAAGCGCTCCGCTCGCCGAAGGCGAGGGCGCGCAAGGCCGACGCGAAGGCGCGTGAGAAGGCGCGCGACCAGGGTCGCCGGATGCGCGGGAAGTGA
- a CDS encoding YsnF/AvaK domain-containing protein: MRKTVVGLFDGASSSRIEKELEDAGFSRSDVQLRKSMLGGSVHDLQRIGIPRADAEYYKDAISRGWVLVTVDTTDADAVRAAAIMRRYEPGATRAPEPDTTLDEGRLESIRSQSERGIGERRTTERVIPVVEEELEVGKREIERGGARVHTRFVEQPIEQDVQLREEHVRVERVPVDRPASAGDVAAVRQAGDISIRERVEKAVVGKSAHVVEEVRVGKDVDTRTERIRDTVRKTEVAVDDFDRPALGGWDRVSRDHRAHFDRNYGTIVDARWESYEPAYRLGHELGGDRRYAGRDWTLIERDARTRWEDRHPGTWERVKAAVRHAFDRARGATSEVRHV; this comes from the coding sequence ATGAGGAAGACGGTGGTCGGGCTCTTCGATGGTGCGAGCAGCTCGCGCATCGAGAAGGAGCTCGAGGACGCTGGGTTCTCGCGCAGCGACGTACAGCTGCGGAAGAGCATGCTCGGCGGGTCGGTGCACGATCTCCAGCGGATCGGGATCCCGCGCGCCGATGCGGAGTACTACAAGGACGCGATCTCGCGCGGCTGGGTCCTGGTGACGGTCGACACGACCGACGCCGACGCGGTGCGCGCGGCCGCGATCATGCGGCGCTACGAGCCGGGGGCGACGAGGGCGCCCGAGCCGGACACCACGCTCGACGAGGGACGCCTCGAGAGCATCCGGAGCCAGAGCGAGCGCGGCATCGGCGAGCGCAGGACGACCGAGAGGGTGATCCCGGTCGTCGAGGAGGAGCTCGAGGTCGGCAAGCGCGAGATCGAGCGCGGCGGTGCACGCGTGCACACGCGGTTCGTCGAGCAGCCGATCGAGCAGGACGTGCAGCTCCGCGAGGAGCACGTGAGGGTCGAGCGCGTGCCGGTCGATCGTCCCGCGAGCGCGGGCGACGTCGCGGCGGTGCGGCAGGCGGGCGACATCTCGATCCGCGAGCGCGTGGAGAAGGCGGTCGTCGGCAAGAGCGCGCACGTCGTGGAGGAGGTGCGCGTCGGCAAGGACGTCGACACGCGCACCGAGCGCATCCGCGACACCGTGAGGAAGACCGAGGTCGCGGTGGACGACTTCGATCGCCCGGCGCTCGGCGGATGGGATCGCGTCTCGCGCGATCATCGCGCGCACTTCGATCGCAACTACGGGACGATCGTGGACGCGCGCTGGGAGTCGTACGAGCCGGCCTATCGCCTCGGGCACGAGCTCGGCGGCGATCGGCGCTACGCGGGGCGCGACTGGACCCTGATCGAGCGCGACGCGCGCACCCGCTGGGAGGACCGTCATCCCGGCACCTGGGAGCGCGTGAAGGCGGCGGTGCGGCATGCGTTCGATCGCGCGCGTGGCGCGACGAGCGAGGTCCGGCACGTGTGA
- a CDS encoding DUF2382 domain-containing protein, translating into MPTQRTDVPRREGDVVIPVVDERAEIERQLVDTAEVRVHKRVTERVEHVVPEAYREEVAVERVPVDRYVDAAPGNRMEGDVLVVPVLEEVVVVQKKLLLREELHIRRRRVPIESAPQDVVLRREDVEIERVPLESERR; encoded by the coding sequence ATGCCGACGCAGCGAACGGACGTGCCGCGGCGCGAGGGCGACGTCGTCATCCCGGTGGTCGACGAGCGCGCGGAGATCGAGCGCCAGCTCGTCGACACCGCGGAGGTGCGCGTGCACAAGCGCGTGACCGAGCGCGTCGAGCACGTGGTCCCGGAGGCGTACCGCGAGGAGGTCGCGGTCGAGCGCGTCCCCGTCGATCGTTACGTCGACGCCGCGCCGGGCAACCGCATGGAGGGCGACGTGCTCGTCGTGCCGGTGCTCGAAGAGGTCGTGGTCGTGCAGAAGAAGCTGCTGCTCCGCGAGGAGCTGCACATCCGGAGGCGACGCGTGCCGATCGAGAGCGCGCCGCAGGACGTCGTGCTCCGTCGCGAGGACGTCGAGATCGAGCGCGTGCCGCTCGAGAGCGAGAGGAGGTGA
- a CDS encoding MarC family protein: MSAAAFGALCVSSLFTVIDPIGVAPVFASMTARSDARARRRVALRACLAALAVLAVFATSGSALLRLFGVTIEAFRIGGGILFVMLGLSMLRGGDHATTGASTPEDPSIVPLGIPLIGGPGAMTTVMVLVGQAESVTHVAALAGALVVVLALTWVVLAAAPALLARFGATGTALTTRIMGLVVLVIGVQFVIDRVVPIARAIVSPA, from the coding sequence ATGAGCGCCGCGGCCTTCGGCGCGCTCTGCGTCTCGTCGCTGTTCACCGTGATCGATCCGATCGGGGTCGCGCCGGTGTTCGCGTCGATGACGGCGCGCAGCGACGCCCGGGCGCGCCGCCGGGTAGCCCTTCGTGCGTGCCTCGCCGCGCTCGCGGTGCTCGCGGTGTTCGCGACGAGCGGCTCCGCGCTGCTGCGCCTCTTCGGCGTGACGATCGAGGCGTTCCGCATCGGCGGCGGCATCCTCTTCGTGATGCTCGGGCTCTCGATGCTGCGCGGCGGCGACCACGCGACCACGGGCGCGAGCACGCCCGAGGATCCCTCGATCGTGCCGCTCGGGATCCCGCTGATCGGTGGGCCAGGCGCGATGACGACCGTGATGGTGCTGGTCGGGCAGGCGGAGAGCGTCACCCACGTCGCCGCGCTCGCGGGCGCCCTCGTCGTGGTGCTCGCCCTCACCTGGGTCGTGCTCGCGGCGGCACCGGCGCTGCTCGCGCGCTTCGGGGCGACCGGCACCGCGCTCACGACGCGCATCATGGGCCTCGTGGTGCTCGTGATCGGCGTGCAGTTCGTGATCGACCGAGTCGTCCCGATCGCGCGCGCGATCGTCTCGCCGGCCTGA